In Candidatus Neomarinimicrobiota bacterium, the genomic window CACCAAATCCTTGGTTTCATCGCCGTACCCGAAAGTACCTGAGGCTGCTAACAGCGGATTCTTAAGATTCAGGGATGCAAGACCGACTGAAAAATCTACTTCCCACCTCTCTTCGGCGCTCTTCATCATAAAATCAGATCCGAGGCGTCGAAAACGGGACCTTCTTTGCAGGCGAGAGCATATTTTCTACCCGTTTCGGTGTATCTTTTGAGAGAATTTTCCATTATACAGCCGAGACACAGC contains:
- a CDS encoding NAD-dependent dihydroorotate dehydrogenase B electron transfer subunit, with protein sequence LCLGCIMENSLKRYTETGRKYALACKEGPVFDASDLIL